In a genomic window of Polycladomyces abyssicola:
- a CDS encoding alpha/beta hydrolase, producing the protein MKIVRRSPDPFFYEGGEIGVLLIHGFTGTPSELRPMGEYLKERGYTVHAPLLAGHGTTPEEMACTTWEDWWNSTVEGYRRLRESGVRRVFAAGLSMGGALVLNLARQYPLDGVIAMCAPVYLKDKRVHAVNLIRWVMPYQIRRGTKPAHIEEHLVPYDRTPLKCVSSLQRLIRHVRSHLHEIQVPTLVVQAEQDETVEPRSAHYIYEKIGSAVKHLKWYNKSSHIITLDREREHLFADVDAFIQEVDKSISTRERGKGF; encoded by the coding sequence ATGAAAATCGTCCGTCGTTCTCCGGATCCGTTTTTTTATGAAGGTGGGGAGATCGGCGTATTGTTGATTCACGGATTCACCGGAACACCGTCTGAATTGCGCCCGATGGGGGAATATCTGAAAGAGCGGGGATACACGGTGCATGCACCGCTTTTGGCCGGGCACGGCACGACTCCGGAGGAGATGGCCTGCACGACATGGGAGGATTGGTGGAACAGCACAGTAGAAGGATACCGGCGTTTACGGGAGTCGGGAGTTCGTCGCGTGTTTGCCGCAGGTTTGTCGATGGGTGGTGCACTGGTACTCAACTTGGCACGACAATATCCACTCGACGGTGTGATCGCGATGTGTGCACCCGTTTACCTCAAAGACAAGCGAGTTCACGCCGTCAATCTGATTCGCTGGGTGATGCCATACCAGATTCGGCGTGGAACCAAACCGGCGCACATCGAGGAACACTTGGTTCCTTACGATCGCACGCCGCTCAAATGCGTTTCCAGCCTGCAACGTCTGATCCGCCACGTACGCAGTCATCTGCACGAAATCCAGGTACCTACCCTTGTCGTTCAGGCGGAACAGGATGAAACGGTGGAACCACGAAGTGCCCACTATATCTATGAAAAGATCGGTTCTGCTGTCAAACATCTGAAATGGTACAACAAGTCATCCCACATCATCACACTCGACCGAGAACGGGAACATTTGTTTGCTGATGTGGATGCGTTTATTCAAGAAGTGGACAAATCCATATCCACAAGGGAGAGAGGAAAGGGGTTTTGA